A single region of the Dromaius novaehollandiae isolate bDroNov1 chromosome 27, bDroNov1.hap1, whole genome shotgun sequence genome encodes:
- the KLHDC8A gene encoding kelch domain-containing protein 8A — protein MELANTKDFQWKTLAPLPSRRVYSTLVEAGGQVFAIGGCDDNGIPMDCFEVYSPEANQWNSLPAMPTARAGVAVATLGKRIMVIGGVGANQMPLKIVEMYNIDEGKWKKRNSLREAAMGISVTAKDYRVYAAGGMGADLRPHNYLQHYDMLKDIWVSLAAMPTPRYAATSFLRGAKIYVLGGRQSKYAINAFEVFDTETRSWTKFPNIPNKRAFSSFVPTEDKLFSLGGLRQGRLYRQPKFMRTVDVFDVEQGGWMKTERSSYLKKRRADFVAGYLKGRVIVAGGLGNQPTVLESVEAFHPEKNKWESLPAMPTPRCACSSIVVRNCLLAVGGVNQGLSSAVEALCVSDS, from the exons ATGGAGTTAGCTAACACCAAAGACTTCCAGTGGAAAACCCTCGCTCCCCTCCCAAGCCGCAGGGTCTACTCGACCCTGGTGGAAGCCGGCGGGCAGGTGTTCGCCATCGGGGGCTGCGATGACAACGGCATCCCCATGGACTGCTTCGAGGTCTACTCGCCCGAGGCCAACCAGTGGAACTCGCTCCCTGCCATGCCCACGGCCCGGGCCGGGGTGGCCGTGGCCACCTTGGGCAAGCGGATCATGGTGATAGGAGGGGTCGGGGCGAATCAGATGCCGCTGAAGATAGTGGAGATGTACAACATAGACGAGGGCAAGTGGAAGAAGAGGAACTCGCTGAGAGAagcagccatgggcatctcaGTGACAGCCAAAG ACTACAGAGTCTATGCGGCTGGTGGGATGGGAGCCGACCTGCGGCCGCACAATTACCTGCAGCATTACGACATGCTCAAGGACATCTGGGTGTCGCTGGCGGCCATGCCCACACCCAGGTATGCTGCCACGTCCTTCCTGCGAGGCGCCAAGATCTATGTGCTGG GCGGAAGGCAGTCCAAGTACGCTATCAACGCCTTCGAGGTCTTCGACACAGAGACCAGATCATGGACCAAGTTTCCCAACATCCCCAACAAAAGGGCCTTCTCCAGCTTTGTGCCCACCGAAGACAAACTCTTCAGTCTCGGGGGCCTGCGGCAGGGCCGGCTCTACCGGCAGCCCAAGTTCATGAGGACTGTGGATGTGTTTGACGTCGAGCAAG GTGGCTGGATGAAGACGGAGCGCTCCTCCTACTTGAAGAAAAGGCGAGCAGACTTTGTGGCTGGCTACCTGAAAGGGAGAGTCATTGTGGCTGGGGGACTAG GGAACCAGCCAACTGTCCTGGAGTCCGTGGAGGCCTTCCACCCCGAGAAGAACAAGTGGGAGAGCCTGCCCGCCATGCCCACCCCGCGCTGCGCCTGCTCCAGCATCGTGGTCAGgaactgcctgctggctgtcGGGGGGGTGAACCAGGGCCTCAGCAGTGCCGTGGAGGCCCTGTGCGTCTCCGACTCGTAG